One Solanum lycopersicum chromosome 4, SLM_r2.1 DNA window includes the following coding sequences:
- the LOC138348269 gene encoding UPF0481 protein At3g47200-like produces MSLEYEMLDITIPRQQTISRRRQIPKVPLFMRIDNQKSDDYDPKVVSLGPYHHGKLEVNFVEEFKPKALEMFIHGSNKKQEFFLDEILREIDDFKSCYLEEFVSKYEDYEFARMMLLDACFILNDIEISTRCTPNFSSKQRNTIKHLGIAIYLVTRRDLYLLENQVPFRVLKILVQLRYGDDQGGGYHSFEEKVKSYCSQMFFDKQEDIKMKENAETDPPHLLEVFRRVLVNGSEDESNVTQQPRSYDFIFDYFRDCWRKNHVPHKSRLLTNVFRSVMDLKSKGIHFRPSGIDSLKGVRFTSHYFYGKLKLPCWYVSTYTKVFFMNMIAYELCPNGPNDRAVVSYINFMKSLVISPDDVKELREEKIIFNTLGSDEEVVQVYKGLKTYGADDPSIFKNVKRNIQEHYNSKGKTWIAELIDTYFNSPWSLTALIVTVFLTFLTIAQTYYGSPFYHS; encoded by the exons ATGTCCTTAGAATATGAAATGTTGGACATTACAATCCCAAGACAACAAACTATATCAAGAAGACGTCAAATACCAAAAGTTCCATTATTTATGAGAATTGACAATCAAAAAAGTGATGACTATGATCCTAAAGTTGTTTCATTGGGACCTTATCACCACGGAAAGTTAGAAGTCAATTTTGTTGAAGAGTTCAAGCCAAAAGCTCTAGAAATGTTCATTCATGGAAGTAACAAAAAACAAGAGTTCTTCCTTGATGAAATTCTAAGGGagattgatgattttaaaagTTGTTACCTTGAAGAATTTGTGAGTAAGTATGAGGACTATGAATTTGCACGAATGATGCTCCTTGACGCGTGTTTCATACTAAATGATATCGAGATATCAACAAGGTGCACACCAAACTTTTCCTCAAAACAGAGAAACACTATCAAACACCTTGGCATTGCGATTTATTTGGTCACTAGACGTGACCTTTATTTGCTCGAAAATCAG GTACCTTTTCGCGTTCTCAAGATCTTGGTTCAGTTGAGATATGGCGATGATCAAGGTGGTGGATATCATTCATTTGAAGAGAAGGTAAAAAGCTATTGCTCTCAAATGTTTTTCGATAAGCAAGAGGACatcaaaatgaaagaaaacGCGGAGACAGATCCCCCTCACCTTCTTGAAGTTTTTCGTAGAGTACTTGTAAATGGTAGTGAGGATGAATCTAATGTCACACAACAACCACGTAGTTATGATTTCATCTTTGATTATTTTCGTGATTGTTGGAGGAAAAATCATGTACCACACAAATCAAGATTACTTACAAACGTGTTTCGTTCCGTCATGGATTTGAAATCAAAGGGGATTCATTTTAGGCCTAGTGGAATTGATTCATTAAAAGGTGTGAGATTTACATCTCACTATTTTTATGGAAAACTAAAACTCCCATGTTGGTATGTTTCAACATACACTAAAGTATTTTTTATGAACATGATAGCATATGAATTATGTCCAAATGGTCCAAATGATAGAGCTGTTGTgtcatatataaatttcatgaaATCACTAGTGATTTCACCAGATGATGTGAAAGaattgagagaagagaagataATATTCAACACATTGGGAAGTGATGAAGAAGTTGTACAAGTTTACAAAGGGTTAAAAACTTATGGGGCAGATGATCCATCAATTTTCAAGAATGTTAAGAGGAATATTCAAGAACATTATAATAGCAAAGGGAAGACTTGGATTGCTGAATTAATTGATACATATTTTAATAGTCCATGGTCATTAACTGCTTTGATTGTGACTGTTTTTCTTACTTTCTTGACTATTGCTCAGACTTATTATGGTAGTCCATTTTATCATTCATGA
- the LOC138347957 gene encoding uncharacterized protein: MDIMYIEEEMMAELQRDQSDLPFGGKTIVLGGDFRKILPMIPKGSRQDIVNATINSSYLWAHCELLTLTKNRRLQNSDTDTDQMELKEFSDWILTVGDGNIGNSFDGIVIPKDLLTTEYTDPIAAIVESTYPDFSNNCNDVGCLQQRVILAPTLDMVESINQYMISLNHNPEKSYLSSDKICKSNHTYIALEHVHIPEILNTIKCSGVPNHSSWSSSDVTKRY, from the exons ATGGATATCATGTATATAGAAGAAGAGATGATGGCAGAACTACAAAGAGATCAG TCCGACTTACCATTTGGTGGTAAAACAATTGTTCTTGGAGGTGACTTTAGAAAAATTCTACCAATGATCCCAAAAGGTAGCAGACAAGATATTGTTAACGCAACTATCAACTCTTCCTATTTATGGGCCCATTGTGAATTATTAACATTGACAAAGAATAGGAGATTGCAAAACAGTGACACTGATACTGATCAAATGGAGTTGAAAGAGTTTTCTGATTGGATATTGACAGTTGGGGATGGTAATATTGGTAATTCATTTGATGGTATTGTAATACCAAAGGATCTTTTGACAACTGAGTATACTGATCCAATAGCAGCTATTGTAGAAAGTACGTATCCAGATTTTAGTAATAATTGCAATGACGTTGGATGCCTACAACAGAGAGTCATTCTAGCTCCAACTCTTGATATGGTggaatcaatcaatcaatatatgATCTCCTTGAATCATAATCCTGAGAAATCATACTTGAGTTCTGACAAAATATGCAAGTCTAATCATACTTACATAGCTTTGGAACATGTACACATACCAGAAATTTTGAATACTATTAAATGTTCTGGAGTTCCTAATCATTCAAGTTGGAGTTCTAGTGATGTAACTAAGAGATATTGA